One genomic window of Neisseria sp. oral taxon 014 str. F0314 includes the following:
- the arsC gene encoding arsenate reductase (glutaredoxin) (This arsenate reductase requires both glutathione and glutaredoxin to convert arsenate to arsenite, after which the efflux transporter formed by ArsA and ArsB can extrude the arsenite from the cell, providing resistance.), with protein MPAPFILYHNPRCSKSRSAFDLLQERGIEAEVVRYLDTPPDLAALQDIFRKLGLESARGMMRVKDSLYQELGLDNPDLGDDALLRAVAEHPALLERPILVTPDKAAIGRPLENIEALLPE; from the coding sequence ATGCCTGCCCCGTTTATTCTCTACCACAACCCCCGATGCAGCAAATCGCGTTCCGCCTTCGACCTGCTGCAAGAACGCGGCATCGAAGCCGAAGTGGTACGCTATTTGGATACGCCGCCCGATCTGGCCGCATTGCAGGACATTTTCCGCAAGCTGGGGCTGGAGTCGGCCCGCGGCATGATGCGCGTGAAAGACAGCCTGTATCAGGAGCTGGGGCTGGACAATCCGGATTTGGGCGACGACGCCCTGCTGCGGGCCGTAGCGGAACACCCCGCCCTGCTGGAACGCCCGATTCTGGTTACGCCCGACAAAGCCGCCATCGGCCGGCCGCTCGAAAACATCGAAGCCCTGCTTCCCGAATAG
- a CDS encoding TlpA disulfide reductase family protein, producing the protein MKTLTAAIIAAAAALGAQNASAADLQSWNSDTPQTQESLKAPVRVINLWATWCGPCRKEMPEMSSWYKAQKKGSVDMVGIALDNTENIGKFLKQTPVSYPVWRYTGADSRNFMKTFGNNVGVLPFTVVEAPKCGYKQTITGEVNAKKLTEAVNLAKGKCK; encoded by the coding sequence ATGAAAACACTGACCGCCGCCATTATCGCCGCCGCTGCCGCCTTGGGTGCGCAAAACGCGTCCGCCGCCGACCTGCAAAGCTGGAACAGCGACACCCCGCAGACGCAGGAATCCCTCAAGGCGCCCGTGCGCGTCATCAACCTTTGGGCGACATGGTGTGGCCCCTGCCGCAAAGAAATGCCGGAAATGTCGTCTTGGTATAAAGCGCAGAAAAAAGGCAGTGTCGATATGGTGGGCATCGCGCTGGACAACACCGAAAACATCGGCAAGTTTCTGAAACAAACCCCCGTCAGTTATCCGGTTTGGCGTTACACCGGCGCCGACAGCCGTAATTTCATGAAAACGTTTGGCAACAACGTCGGCGTTTTGCCCTTTACCGTTGTCGAAGCGCCGAAATGCGGCTACAAGCAGACGATTACCGGCGAAGTCAATGCTAAAAAACTGACCGAGGCCGTGAATCTGGCCAAGGGCAAATGCAAATAG
- a CDS encoding cell division ATP-binding protein FtsE, with protein sequence MIRFEQVSKTYPGGFEALKNVSFRIKKGEMIFVAGHSGSGKSTVLKLISGITKPTSGKVWFNNQDLGALNDNQIGFMRQHIGIVFQDHKILYDRNVLQNVILPLRIIGYQPGKAEERARIAVEKVGLKGRELDDPVTLSGGEQQRLCIARAVVHQPSLLIADEPSANLDRAYALDIMELFKTFHEAGTTVIVAAHDETLMADYGHRILRLQGGRLA encoded by the coding sequence ATGATTCGTTTCGAACAAGTTTCCAAAACCTATCCCGGCGGTTTTGAAGCCTTAAAAAACGTCAGTTTCCGCATCAAGAAAGGCGAGATGATTTTCGTTGCCGGACATTCCGGTTCGGGCAAATCGACCGTATTGAAGCTGATTTCGGGCATTACCAAGCCGACTTCGGGCAAAGTGTGGTTCAACAATCAGGATTTGGGCGCGCTGAACGACAACCAAATCGGTTTCATGCGCCAGCATATCGGCATCGTGTTTCAAGACCATAAAATCCTGTATGACCGCAACGTGCTGCAAAACGTCATCCTGCCCTTGCGGATTATCGGCTATCAGCCCGGCAAGGCTGAGGAGCGCGCCCGCATCGCCGTTGAAAAAGTCGGCCTGAAAGGCCGCGAGCTGGACGATCCGGTTACTTTGTCCGGCGGCGAACAGCAACGCTTGTGCATCGCCCGCGCCGTCGTCCACCAGCCCAGCCTCCTGATTGCCGACGAACCTTCGGCCAACCTCGACCGCGCCTACGCGCTTGATATTATGGAATTGTTCAAAACCTTCCACGAGGCGGGCACCACCGTCATCGTTGCCGCACACGACGAAACGCTGATGGCCGACTACGGCCACCGCATCCTGCGGCTTCAAGGAGGGCGTTTGGCATGA
- the ftsX gene encoding permease-like cell division protein FtsX, translating into MSMIHYVSLHVESARTAFRQLLRQPVGTLLTLAMLAVAMTLPLALYLGVQSGQSVLGKLNESPQITVYMETGASQADNDTVQNLLQRDARLTKIRFIGKQQGLEELQANLDQNLVSMLDSNPLPDVFIVTPDAAATPAQIQTLYGDLVRLPMVESATVDTEWVRTLYQINEFVRKILWFLAVTLGMAFVLVAHNTIRLQILSRKEEIEITKLLGAPASFIRRPFLYQAAWQSLLSAVVSLGLCSWLTGATRPLVDQIFKPYGLNIGWRFFTAGEIALVSVIVVALGVFGAWMAATQHLLGFKAKK; encoded by the coding sequence ATGAGCATGATTCATTATGTTTCGCTGCATGTGGAATCCGCCCGCACCGCGTTCAGACAACTCTTGCGCCAGCCGGTCGGTACCCTGCTGACGCTGGCGATGCTGGCGGTGGCGATGACCCTGCCGCTGGCGCTGTATCTGGGCGTGCAGAGCGGACAAAGCGTGCTGGGCAAGCTCAACGAATCGCCGCAGATTACCGTGTATATGGAAACCGGCGCATCGCAGGCGGACAACGACACGGTGCAAAACCTGCTGCAACGCGACGCGCGTTTGACCAAAATCCGCTTTATCGGCAAGCAGCAGGGGCTGGAAGAGCTGCAAGCCAACCTCGATCAGAACCTAGTATCCATGCTCGACAGCAATCCGCTGCCCGACGTATTTATCGTTACACCCGACGCGGCGGCGACTCCGGCGCAGATACAGACGCTGTACGGCGATTTGGTCAGGCTGCCGATGGTCGAATCGGCCACGGTGGACACCGAATGGGTGCGCACGCTGTATCAGATTAACGAATTTGTCCGCAAGATTCTGTGGTTTCTGGCGGTAACGCTGGGCATGGCCTTCGTATTGGTGGCGCACAATACCATCCGCCTGCAAATCCTCAGCCGCAAAGAAGAAATCGAAATCACCAAACTTTTGGGCGCGCCCGCTTCGTTTATCCGCCGTCCGTTCCTTTATCAGGCCGCATGGCAGAGCCTGCTTTCCGCCGTGGTCAGTCTGGGTTTGTGTTCGTGGCTTACCGGCGCGACCCGTCCGCTGGTCGACCAGATTTTCAAACCCTACGGCCTGAACATCGGCTGGCGGTTTTTCACGGCGGGCGAGATTGCGCTGGTGTCGGTTATCGTCGTCGCATTAGGCGTGTTCGGCGCGTGGATGGCCGCCACACAGCACCTGCTCGGTTTCAAAGCGAAAAAATAA
- a CDS encoding CinA family protein — protein sequence MNPSLEKIARILTERRQTVTCAESCTGGLLAGALTSIAGSSQWFHQSFVTYSNKAKEDRLGVMPDTLLKHGAVSRETVYEMARGAKAVAGADYALSVSGIAGPGGGSAAKPVGTVWFGLATPTESLERTALFEGDRESVRNQAVRFALDWLAENLTKNI from the coding sequence ATGAACCCGTCTTTAGAAAAAATCGCCCGCATCCTGACCGAACGCCGCCAAACCGTTACCTGTGCCGAATCCTGTACCGGCGGCCTGCTGGCCGGCGCATTGACGAGTATCGCCGGCAGCTCGCAATGGTTCCACCAAAGTTTTGTAACATACAGCAATAAAGCCAAAGAAGACCGGCTCGGCGTGATGCCCGATACGCTGTTGAAACACGGCGCGGTCAGTCGGGAAACGGTTTACGAAATGGCACGCGGCGCCAAAGCCGTTGCCGGAGCCGATTATGCCCTGAGCGTGTCCGGTATCGCCGGACCGGGCGGCGGCAGTGCGGCCAAACCGGTAGGCACGGTATGGTTCGGCTTGGCTACCCCGACCGAATCACTGGAGCGCACGGCTTTATTCGAAGGCGACCGCGAAAGCGTCCGCAATCAGGCGGTACGGTTCGCGCTGGATTGGCTGGCGGAGAATCTGACAAAAAACATTTGA